A window from Phycisphaerae bacterium encodes these proteins:
- a CDS encoding AAA family ATPase: protein MGEIQHELMPRGNPGEPFIRRVRIRNYKSLGKCDIQLRPLTILVGRNGSGKSNFLDTLRFVAESLKGSLDHAIKARGGIDAVRRRSTGHPRNFAIELEMALPDWHEARYGFEIGARPRGGFVVKREYLKVFKANSNLAAEYSVREGTLVSQSENMPPVSPDRLYLVVAAGLPAFRQVYDQLTSMGFYNLNPDAMKELQSPDAGDLLHRDGSNIASVIARLGSDQPQVKDRIRSHLCTIVPGVTDVDRVSLGPRETLEFRQEIAGSDLPWKFYAASMSDGTLRALGTLVAVTQLADRTHPASLIGIEEPETALHPAAAGALMDSLQEAATRTQILLSTHSPDLLDQLDPATTGLLVAQARQGTTEIASADAASLQSIRNHLYTAGELLRMDQLQPDSEDLRRQLEIDFGDEGDL, encoded by the coding sequence CAACTGCGGCCGCTGACGATCCTGGTGGGGCGAAACGGCTCTGGGAAAAGCAACTTCCTGGATACTTTGCGTTTCGTCGCTGAAAGCCTGAAGGGATCGCTCGATCATGCGATCAAGGCGAGAGGAGGCATCGATGCCGTCCGGCGACGCAGCACTGGACATCCTCGCAACTTTGCCATTGAGCTTGAGATGGCCTTGCCTGATTGGCATGAAGCCCGGTATGGATTCGAGATCGGTGCGCGCCCGCGAGGCGGCTTCGTTGTCAAGCGAGAGTATCTCAAAGTCTTCAAAGCCAACAGCAACCTCGCCGCCGAGTACTCAGTAAGGGAAGGTACTCTCGTCTCCCAGAGCGAGAACATGCCGCCTGTCTCGCCCGATCGACTCTATCTTGTTGTTGCCGCCGGCTTACCTGCTTTCCGACAGGTCTACGACCAATTAACGTCGATGGGCTTCTACAACCTGAATCCTGATGCGATGAAGGAACTACAAAGCCCCGACGCGGGTGACCTGCTCCACCGGGACGGCAGCAATATTGCCAGCGTGATCGCCAGATTGGGTTCCGACCAGCCTCAGGTCAAAGATCGGATCAGGTCACATCTGTGTACGATTGTTCCGGGCGTCACGGACGTGGACCGGGTGTCACTGGGGCCCCGCGAAACCCTGGAGTTCCGCCAGGAAATCGCCGGTTCCGATCTCCCATGGAAGTTCTATGCCGCCAGCATGTCGGACGGAACGCTGAGAGCACTGGGCACGCTCGTGGCCGTCACACAGTTGGCGGATCGGACGCACCCCGCAAGCCTGATTGGGATTGAGGAACCCGAGACCGCTCTGCACCCCGCTGCTGCGGGTGCTCTTATGGACTCTCTTCAGGAAGCCGCCACACGTACCCAGATTCTTCTGAGCACGCACAGCCCGGACCTGCTCGACCAACTCGATCCCGCTACGACTGGACTGCTGGTGGCACAGGCGCGGCAGGGTACCACGGAGATCGCGAGCGCGGATGCCGCAAGTCTTCAGTCCATCAGGAACCATCTCTACACGGCCGGAGAGTTGCTTCGCATGGACCAGTTGCAGCCGGATTCCGAGGACCTGCGGCGGCAGCTTGAAATCGATTTTGGAGACGAGGGGGACTTGTGA
- a CDS encoding Gfo/Idh/MocA family oxidoreductase, producing MSDSRFSRRKLLSGTTVAAAGLAAVGGCAATRGTGLAAGASAAKSRRIGPNDRVSIGIIGCGGRGSQLMQDIHDVAKDRNAEITAVCDVWKVNLNVAAAKVKEWFGKQPRASTRFGDILALDDVDAVVIATPDFGHTPIMIEALKAGKDVYVEKPMSMEIAEANQALDLARKHERVVQVGTQRRSEGRFKGAAKEFSTGILGKLNRISAAMNVNHPRWARSYADCKQSDVDWDAFLFNRPKRPFDPSLLRQWHFYKLCTNGLSGLWMAHYSDSVHMVTGAKYPTSAVAHGGIYVWKDGREHTDTFHALLDYPEGFLMSWGMGLANSHGVHFDLCGTEATMDLEKWVVSGEGGAGVKKMPARPLQAEPSESHMGNWIDCIRSRKRPNADIEYGHQHAVATIMAAAALETGRRHVYDPVRREMRPG from the coding sequence ATGTCAGATAGTCGATTCAGTCGTCGCAAGCTCCTGTCCGGGACCACAGTTGCCGCTGCCGGTCTGGCGGCGGTCGGCGGTTGCGCGGCGACCAGGGGCACCGGTCTGGCCGCGGGAGCGTCCGCGGCCAAGAGCCGTCGAATCGGCCCCAATGATCGGGTTTCGATCGGCATCATCGGCTGTGGTGGCAGGGGCAGCCAGTTGATGCAGGATATCCACGACGTGGCCAAGGATCGTAATGCCGAGATTACCGCCGTTTGCGACGTCTGGAAAGTCAATCTGAACGTTGCCGCCGCCAAGGTCAAGGAGTGGTTCGGCAAGCAGCCGCGGGCGTCGACGCGATTCGGCGACATTCTGGCTCTTGATGACGTTGACGCAGTGGTGATCGCGACGCCTGACTTCGGCCACACGCCGATCATGATTGAGGCGCTGAAGGCCGGCAAGGACGTTTACGTGGAAAAGCCGATGTCGATGGAGATCGCCGAGGCCAACCAGGCACTTGATCTCGCTCGTAAGCATGAGCGAGTCGTCCAGGTAGGCACCCAGCGTCGCAGCGAGGGCCGCTTCAAAGGGGCGGCCAAAGAGTTCTCTACCGGGATCCTTGGCAAGCTGAACAGGATCTCGGCGGCGATGAACGTGAATCACCCGCGATGGGCGCGGTCGTACGCCGACTGCAAACAGAGCGACGTTGACTGGGATGCCTTCCTGTTCAACCGGCCCAAGCGCCCATTCGATCCGAGCCTGCTCCGTCAGTGGCATTTCTACAAGTTGTGCACCAACGGTCTGTCGGGTCTCTGGATGGCCCATTACTCCGACTCGGTCCACATGGTCACCGGCGCGAAGTATCCGACCAGCGCAGTTGCCCATGGGGGGATCTACGTCTGGAAGGATGGTCGCGAGCACACCGATACGTTCCACGCACTGCTGGACTATCCGGAAGGTTTCCTGATGAGTTGGGGCATGGGTCTGGCCAACAGCCATGGGGTGCATTTCGACCTGTGCGGCACCGAGGCGACCATGGATCTGGAGAAGTGGGTCGTTTCAGGCGAGGGCGGTGCGGGAGTCAAGAAGATGCCGGCCCGTCCGCTTCAGGCCGAGCCGAGCGAGTCGCATATGGGTAACTGGATCGACTGTATCCGCTCCCGGAAGCGACCGAACGCCGACATCGAATACGGACATCAGCACGCCGTGGCCACGATCATGGCCGCCGCCGCCCTCGAAACCGGCCGTCGCCATGTTTACGACCCGGTCAGGCGTGAAATGAGGCCGGGTTAA
- a CDS encoding DUF4276 family protein, with translation MSRLRVAPIVEGYGEFQAIRPLFMRLWTEQLGGEYIDVLQPIRRPRSQLGTQEGLSRAISLAVLKLTTGQPSPDPCLILVLLDRDPDPKPPCELGPKLLESGLAARPDFDITYVLANIEYETWFVAAAESLRDYIEMPPDEPVPSSPEDARHGKSWIQRHFKGIKYSETVDQPAMTSKMDLALCRRRSPSFDKLCRELEKRLKSG, from the coding sequence GTGAGTCGGCTGCGAGTTGCTCCGATCGTTGAGGGGTATGGTGAATTCCAAGCCATACGTCCGCTGTTCATGCGACTGTGGACGGAGCAACTCGGGGGCGAGTACATCGACGTCTTGCAGCCCATCCGCAGGCCGCGATCCCAACTGGGGACGCAAGAGGGCTTGTCGAGAGCGATATCGCTGGCCGTTTTGAAACTTACCACGGGCCAACCAAGTCCGGACCCTTGCTTGATTCTGGTTCTGCTCGATCGAGATCCTGATCCGAAACCGCCGTGCGAGTTGGGGCCGAAGCTGCTGGAGAGTGGACTCGCGGCAAGGCCGGATTTCGACATCACCTACGTTCTGGCGAACATTGAGTACGAAACCTGGTTTGTTGCCGCCGCGGAGTCCTTACGCGACTACATCGAGATGCCGCCGGACGAGCCGGTTCCGTCCTCGCCGGAAGATGCTCGGCACGGAAAGAGTTGGATTCAGCGGCATTTCAAGGGTATCAAGTACAGCGAGACGGTGGATCAACCGGCCATGACCTCGAAAATGGATCTGGCATTGTGTCGTCGAAGGTCGCCGTCGTTTGACAAGCTTTGCCGAGAGCTGGAGAAACGTCTCAAGTCCGGTTAA